One part of the Microbacterium aurugineum genome encodes these proteins:
- a CDS encoding NAD(P)-dependent oxidoreductase gives MSSPTPVLDPAHTETRPTVGFIGLGNMGSGMTRNLQAAGFPLVVTDLRRESASELLAGGARWADTPRDVAASSDLVITMLPTPKHVEAVASGPDGLVAGLPDGGTWIDMSTSVPDVLDGVRAATTGRDLHLLDAPVSGMSVGAANGMLQIFVGGEAEDVERLRPVFEAMGDPERILHVGRHGAGYAVKLMINQLWFSHLVATAEVLSVGVAAGVDLGVLRDALIASPANSTFVSRDVLSILDHGDYDEGFAIALACKDLGLSVDLARSVGMPVELSSLVEQIFRRARASYGDRAGEMAPVRLYEELLGRDLRREVAA, from the coding sequence ATGAGTTCCCCCACCCCTGTGCTCGACCCCGCACACACCGAGACCCGGCCCACCGTCGGGTTCATCGGCCTCGGCAACATGGGCTCCGGCATGACCCGAAACCTTCAGGCGGCCGGTTTCCCGCTCGTGGTCACCGACCTCCGGCGCGAGTCGGCGTCCGAGTTGCTCGCCGGCGGCGCTCGCTGGGCGGACACGCCTCGTGACGTCGCAGCGTCCAGCGACCTGGTGATCACGATGCTGCCAACGCCGAAACACGTCGAGGCCGTGGCCTCGGGGCCGGACGGACTGGTCGCCGGGCTTCCGGACGGCGGTACCTGGATCGACATGTCCACCTCGGTGCCAGACGTGCTCGACGGCGTTCGCGCGGCGACCACCGGGCGAGACCTGCACCTGCTCGACGCGCCCGTGAGCGGGATGTCGGTGGGGGCGGCGAACGGCATGCTGCAGATCTTCGTGGGTGGCGAGGCGGAGGACGTCGAGCGCTTGCGTCCCGTCTTCGAGGCGATGGGAGATCCCGAGCGGATCCTCCACGTGGGACGACACGGCGCCGGATACGCGGTGAAGCTCATGATCAATCAGTTGTGGTTCTCGCACCTGGTCGCGACCGCCGAGGTGCTGTCGGTCGGTGTCGCGGCAGGAGTCGATCTCGGCGTCCTGCGGGATGCGCTCATCGCGAGCCCGGCCAACAGCACGTTCGTCTCGCGTGACGTGCTGTCGATCCTCGACCACGGGGACTACGACGAGGGCTTCGCGATCGCCCTCGCCTGCAAGGACCTGGGACTCTCGGTCGACCTCGCCCGCTCTGTGGGCATGCCCGTGGAACTGTCCTCGCTCGTCGAGCAGATCTTCCGACGCGCCCGCGCGAGCTACGGGGACCGTGCGGGGGAGATGGCCCCGGTGCGCTTGTACGAGGAGCTCCTCGGCCGCGATCTGCGTCGGGAGGTGGCCGCATGA
- the fae gene encoding formaldehyde-activating enzyme codes for MVSTLQLGESFVGDGANAAHINTVLGHREGPAGTAWATALAGPSQGHVPFVAVLRPSLPVKPMTLFVTKAAPASEEHGLLIWGPAQAGVASGVADAVADGTIPREAADTHALIAAVWVNPAADDAEAVYRNNREAIRTALANGAAGLPDLDEVLAVRHEPRNPFFTSAAPVSKETHDL; via the coding sequence ATGGTCTCGACCCTTCAGCTCGGTGAGAGCTTCGTCGGGGACGGCGCGAACGCGGCGCACATCAACACGGTGCTCGGCCATCGTGAAGGCCCGGCGGGTACGGCGTGGGCCACGGCCCTCGCCGGCCCCAGCCAGGGGCACGTGCCCTTCGTGGCGGTGCTCCGCCCGTCCCTCCCGGTCAAGCCGATGACGCTGTTCGTCACCAAGGCCGCCCCGGCGAGCGAGGAGCACGGGCTCCTCATCTGGGGCCCTGCGCAGGCGGGTGTCGCGTCCGGCGTCGCGGATGCAGTCGCCGACGGCACGATCCCCCGTGAGGCCGCGGACACGCACGCGCTCATCGCGGCCGTGTGGGTGAATCCCGCGGCCGATGATGCCGAGGCCGTCTATCGGAACAATCGCGAGGCGATCCGCACCGCTCTCGCCAACGGTGCCGCCGGGCTGCCCGACCTCGACGAGGTCCTGGCCGTGCGGCACGAGCCCCGCAACCCCTTCTTCACCTCCGCCGCCCCCGTCTCGAAGGAAACGCACGACCTATGA
- a CDS encoding glycine betaine ABC transporter substrate-binding protein, with product MKTRTIASASFAALAAGALLLTGCTSSSGGGSGAQGDELNGLTGEIGSKDFSEQYILAYMTAELLNAHGADVEANTKLVGSANVRQALENDQFLGYWEYTGTSWITYNGNTAPVQGAEAQFEAVKEADAVNGIAWLDPAPFNNTYAFAIRQSEADELGVKTLSDVAKLPSADQTFCIESEFSTRDDGWPGLKAAYGFDAPDANVTMLDTGVIYTATQKGDDCNFGEVFQTDGRIPALDLVVMADDKEFFPSYQGGFTLKQSTLDDYPAIADVLAKLSPLLTTEVMQELNAKADVDGEDPEDIAIDWLEDQGLI from the coding sequence ATGAAAACCCGCACCATCGCATCCGCTTCGTTCGCCGCACTCGCCGCCGGCGCCCTGCTCCTTACCGGCTGCACTTCCAGCTCCGGCGGTGGCTCCGGCGCCCAGGGCGACGAGCTCAACGGTCTCACCGGAGAGATCGGCTCCAAGGACTTCTCCGAGCAGTACATCCTCGCTTACATGACGGCCGAGTTGCTCAACGCACACGGCGCCGACGTCGAGGCCAACACCAAGCTGGTCGGATCCGCCAATGTGCGCCAGGCGCTCGAGAACGACCAGTTCCTCGGCTACTGGGAGTACACCGGCACCTCCTGGATCACCTACAACGGCAACACCGCGCCGGTGCAGGGCGCTGAGGCGCAGTTCGAGGCGGTCAAGGAGGCCGACGCCGTGAACGGCATCGCGTGGCTCGACCCCGCCCCGTTCAACAACACCTATGCCTTCGCGATCCGTCAGAGCGAGGCCGACGAGCTGGGTGTGAAGACTCTCAGTGATGTGGCGAAGCTCCCGAGCGCTGATCAGACGTTCTGTATCGAGAGCGAGTTCTCCACGCGGGACGACGGCTGGCCCGGTCTCAAGGCGGCCTACGGGTTCGACGCACCCGACGCCAACGTCACGATGCTGGACACCGGCGTCATCTACACCGCGACCCAGAAGGGCGATGACTGCAACTTCGGCGAGGTGTTCCAGACCGATGGTCGCATCCCGGCGCTCGATCTGGTGGTCATGGCCGATGACAAGGAGTTCTTCCCGAGCTACCAGGGCGGCTTCACGCTCAAGCAGAGCACGCTGGACGACTATCCGGCGATCGCCGATGTGCTGGCGAAGCTGAGCCCACTACTGACCACCGAGGTTATGCAGGAGCTCAACGCCAAGGCCGACGTCGACGGGGAGGACCCGGAAGACATCGCGATCGACTGGCTCGAAGATCAGGGGCTCATCTGA
- a CDS encoding ABC transporter permease, with product MTGPQVVPSATTVVQTQNVQRRGMPVLLRRTMPLIVVAVVLLLTYAWVTSLELDSIERRTLNAGYITSRIGEHLVLSIIASVLVAVLAIPAGIAVSRSRSKVFRGIVIGIANIGQATPAIGVVILLAIVWQTGFTTALLALVIYSFLPVLQNTITGLAQVDPNIRESARGMGMTSSQVLCRVELPLASPVILAGLRTALVFAVGVATVATFINAGGLGDMIINGLKLQRYPVLVVGAVLVAAIAVLIDWAAGVVEDIVRPKGL from the coding sequence ATGACCGGCCCGCAGGTGGTCCCTTCGGCGACCACGGTGGTGCAGACCCAGAACGTGCAGCGCCGGGGGATGCCCGTGCTGCTGCGCCGAACGATGCCGCTGATCGTCGTCGCCGTCGTGCTGCTGCTCACCTACGCGTGGGTCACCAGCCTGGAGCTCGACTCGATCGAACGGCGCACCCTCAACGCCGGCTACATCACGTCGCGGATCGGCGAGCACCTCGTGCTCTCGATCATCGCCTCCGTCCTCGTCGCCGTGCTCGCCATCCCGGCCGGCATCGCCGTGAGCCGATCGCGCTCGAAGGTCTTCCGCGGCATCGTGATCGGCATCGCCAACATCGGGCAGGCCACTCCGGCGATCGGGGTCGTGATCCTGCTCGCGATCGTCTGGCAGACCGGATTCACGACAGCTCTCCTCGCCCTCGTCATCTATTCCTTCCTGCCCGTGCTGCAGAACACGATTACCGGGCTCGCGCAGGTCGATCCGAACATCCGCGAATCGGCTCGGGGCATGGGCATGACCTCATCCCAGGTGCTGTGCCGGGTCGAGCTTCCGCTCGCCTCACCCGTGATCCTCGCGGGGCTTCGGACGGCCCTCGTCTTCGCCGTCGGAGTGGCCACGGTCGCGACGTTCATCAATGCCGGCGGTCTCGGCGACATGATCATCAACGGCCTCAAGCTGCAGCGCTATCCCGTTCTCGTCGTTGGCGCGGTCCTGGTCGCCGCGATCGCCGTGCTCATCGACTGGGCGGCCGGTGTCGTGGAGGACATCGTGCGCCCCAAGGGTCTCTGA
- a CDS encoding ABC transporter ATP-binding protein, protein MPDITTNTGVLSSLAAQQGGADIVLDHITKQYPGQQVPAVEDFSMRVEPGELIMFVGPSGCGKTTTMKMINRIIEPTSGSIRINGDDVLSLDGNELRRHIGYVIQQIGLFPHFTIAENIAIVPKLLGWSKSRIADRVDELLRTVQLDPGTFAQRYPRQLSGGQQQRVGVARALAADPPVMLMDEPFGATDPITREKLQAEFLRLQADIGKTIIFVTHDFEEAIRMGDRIAVLSDRSRIEQFDTPARILAEPANDYVRSFIGEGAALKRLALIPVTDARIGAVDTAAPAASVDEHASLREALDTLVVTGAPRVNVTRSGTAVGSIDQAAISAALGAEGPARRAEEA, encoded by the coding sequence GTGCCTGACATCACTACGAACACCGGCGTTCTCTCCTCGCTCGCGGCCCAGCAGGGCGGGGCCGACATCGTGCTCGACCACATCACGAAGCAGTACCCGGGGCAGCAGGTGCCGGCCGTCGAGGACTTCTCGATGCGCGTGGAACCGGGCGAGCTGATCATGTTCGTCGGTCCCAGCGGCTGCGGCAAGACCACGACCATGAAGATGATCAACCGCATCATCGAACCCACCTCCGGTTCCATCCGCATCAACGGCGACGACGTGCTGTCACTGGATGGCAACGAGCTGCGCCGGCACATCGGATACGTCATCCAACAGATCGGTCTGTTTCCGCACTTCACGATCGCGGAGAACATCGCGATCGTGCCGAAGCTCCTCGGGTGGTCGAAGTCGCGGATCGCCGATCGCGTCGATGAGCTCCTGCGTACCGTCCAGCTCGACCCTGGCACGTTCGCGCAGCGCTACCCGCGTCAGCTGTCCGGCGGTCAGCAGCAGCGTGTCGGCGTGGCCAGGGCGCTCGCCGCCGACCCTCCCGTCATGCTCATGGACGAGCCTTTCGGGGCCACCGATCCGATCACACGCGAGAAGCTGCAGGCCGAGTTCCTCCGGCTGCAGGCGGACATCGGCAAGACCATCATCTTCGTCACGCACGACTTCGAAGAGGCCATCCGGATGGGGGACCGCATCGCGGTGCTCAGCGATCGCAGCCGGATCGAGCAGTTCGACACCCCGGCGCGCATCCTCGCGGAACCCGCCAACGACTACGTGCGCTCGTTCATCGGAGAGGGTGCCGCGCTCAAGCGGCTCGCCCTCATCCCCGTGACCGATGCCCGTATCGGGGCGGTGGACACCGCAGCACCCGCGGCGTCCGTCGATGAGCACGCCTCCCTGCGGGAGGCCCTCGACACGCTCGTCGTCACCGGCGCCCCGCGCGTCAACGTGACGCGTAGTGGGACCGCCGTCGGCTCGATCGATCAGGCGGCGATCTCTGCGGCGCTCGGGGCCGAAGGGCCCGCACGCCGTGCCGAGGAGGCCTGA
- a CDS encoding ABC transporter permease has protein sequence MNLIPGTGLSDETGAPLSGFNWEDLMAFLTRRADDILELTRDHLVVVIISVVLAAIIGMGLGILVRDRRVARTSVLTAAAVAITIPSLALLALLSPVLGLGWLPTVVALVFYSLLPVVRNTVVGLREVPVAVLESARGMGLGPTRILFTVQLPIAWPVIMTGIRVAAQLTVGIAAIAAYVAGPGLGEYIFKGLSSLGSKNALNYALTGTVVVILLALILDGILVLVARLTTSRGLRA, from the coding sequence GTGAATCTCATACCCGGTACCGGCCTCAGCGACGAGACAGGAGCCCCCTTGTCCGGATTCAACTGGGAAGACCTCATGGCCTTCCTCACACGTCGTGCGGACGACATCCTCGAACTCACCCGCGATCACCTCGTCGTCGTCATCATCTCGGTCGTCTTGGCGGCGATCATCGGAATGGGTCTCGGTATCCTGGTCCGCGACCGCCGTGTCGCCCGGACCAGCGTCCTCACCGCCGCAGCGGTCGCTATCACGATCCCTTCGCTCGCCCTCCTCGCTCTCCTGAGCCCAGTGCTCGGTCTCGGCTGGCTTCCCACCGTCGTAGCACTGGTCTTTTACTCTTTGCTCCCGGTGGTTCGGAACACCGTCGTGGGGCTCCGCGAAGTCCCCGTCGCAGTGCTCGAATCGGCGCGCGGCATGGGCCTCGGGCCGACCCGCATCCTCTTCACGGTTCAGCTCCCGATCGCGTGGCCGGTCATCATGACCGGAATCCGCGTGGCAGCCCAGCTCACCGTCGGCATCGCGGCGATCGCCGCTTACGTCGCCGGTCCCGGACTGGGCGAGTACATCTTCAAGGGGCTGAGCTCGCTCGGCTCGAAGAACGCGCTCAACTACGCCCTCACCGGCACCGTCGTCGTGATCCTCCTCGCTCTCATCCTTGACGGCATCCTCGTGCTCGTCGCCCGCCTTACCACTTCAAGGGGTCTCCGTGCCTGA